GCGCTTCGAGTTCGGCGCAGATGCCCGCGAGTTCGTCGTTGTAGGAGCTCTCGCCGGCCAGGTGCTCGTCGGTCAGCGACACGTCGAGGCTGGCGTAGACCCTTCGGAAGTAGGCCTTCGACGCGTCGACGAGCTCGGCCCAGCGCTCGAGCGTGGCGGCGTCGCCCGCCTGGAGGAGCACCACGCGCCGGCGGGCGCGCTCGGCGAAGGCGGGCGAGGCGTCGAACTTGGCGCGCGCCGCCCGGTAGAAGGCGTTGGGGTCGTGGGCCATCCGGTCGAGCTCGGCCGACCCGAGGCCGAGGTCGATCGAGTGCTCGATGAGCATGCCGAACGGGGTGCCCCAGTCGCCGATGTGGTTCTGGCGGATGACCGTGTGCCCGCTCCACTCCAGCATGCGCGCCAGGGCGTCGCCGACGACGGTGGTGCGCAGGTGGCCGACGTGCATCTCCTTGGCCACGTTCGGCGACGAGTAGTCGATCACGATGCGTCGACCCGTGGCGTCGTGCCGCTCCGGAACCGCGAGCGACGAGAGCCGTTCCGCGATCCACTCGGTGGAGAGCTCGAGGTTCACGTACCCGGGCCCCGTCACCTCGGCGCGCGCGATCGGGCCGTCGACCGGGATCCGCTCGACGACCTGCTGTGCGAGGTCGCGCGGGCGCAGGCCGTGCGCGGGGCCGAGCGACAGGGCGGCATTGCTCTGCAGGTCCGCGAAGCGCGACTCCCGGATCACCGGGTCGACGGTTGCGGGCTCGACGCCGAGCACTTCGGCGATCGCGTGCGCTGCGACGGACGCCACGGCAGCTGTCGGGCTCTCCACGCGTGGAGTGTACCGAACCCCGACGGCGGGGGTCTCGACGGATCCCCACGTCGATCGCGTCGCGTTGATTGATCATGAAATCGATTTCGCATAGAGTGGCCGACGACGACGTCGCGGAGTTGCGATGACGTCGTACCGGTCGCGATCGAGGAGGAACGCCATGCCGAAGCGATGCACGCTCGGTGTCGACATCGGCACCTCGAGCAGCAAGGGCGTGCTCGTCGCGGCCGACGGCGAGATCATCGCGACCGCCACGGTGGCGCACGAGGTGGCGCGCCCCCGAGCCGGCTGGGTCGAGATGGACGGCCGCATCTGGTGGCACGAGTTCGTCGAGCTCGCGCAGCGACTGCTGGCCGAGGCATCCGCTCTCGGCATCGAGGTCGAGGTGGCCGGCGTCGGGGTCAGCGGCATGGGCCCCTGCATCCTTCTCGTCGACGACCACGACGAGCCGGTGCGCCCCGCGATCCTGTACGGCGTCGACACGAGGGCGACAGCGCAGATCGAGCGGATGTCGCAGCAGCTCGGCCTCGACGAGATCACGCGGGTCGGCGGCTCGAGCCTCACCTCGCAGGCCGGCGGCCCGAAGATCGGGTGGATCTCCGACGAGGAGCCCGCGGCCTTCGCCCGGGCGCGTCGCCTGTTCATGCCCGCCTCGTGGCTCGCCCGCAGGCTCACCGGCGCGTACGTGCTCGACCACCAGTCGGCCAGCCAGGTCTCGCCGCTCTACGACATCGACGCCGAGACGTGGCACGAGCCTTGGTGGAACCGCTTCGCCGACGGCATCGAGCCGCCGCCGCTCGCCTGGGCGGGCGACGTCGTCGGCACGGTCTCCGAGGCCGCGGCCGCCGCCACCGGCATCCCGGTCGGCACGCCCGTCATCGCCGGCACGATCGACGCGTGGACCGAGGCGGTCAGCGTCGGCGCCCACGGCACCGGCGACCTCATGCTCATGTACGGCACGACGATGTTCCTCATCGCGACAGGGGAGCAGACCCTGCGCACGCCGTCGATGTGGACGACGGTCGGCGCGTTCGCGGGCACCCGCAACCTCGCGGGCGGGCTCGCGACCTCGGGCGCGCTGACGAGCTGGCTCAAGGACCTCACCGAGGGCGACTACCCGACCCTGCTCGCCGAGGCGGCCGAGTCCGACGTCGGCGCGCGCGGCCTCGTGATGCTGCCCTACTTCGCGGGGGAGCGTACCCCGATCCTCGATCCCGACGCCCGCGGTGTCGTCGCCGGGCTCACCCTCGGTCACACCCGCGGCGACCTCTACCGCGCCGCCCTCGAGGCGACCGCCCTCGGCGTGCGCCACAACGTCGAGACCATGCGCGCCGCAGGCGCCGACATCCGCCGCATCGTCGCCGTCGGCGGCGGCACGCAGGGCTCGCTCTGGCTGCAGATCGTGTCGGATGTCACGGGGCTCGTGCAGGAGGTGCCGCAGACGACGATCGGGGCGAGCTACGGCGCCGCGTTCCTCGCGGCGACCGCGACCGCGACCGCGGCAGAGGCGCCGCCCCGCATCGCCGACTGGAACCCCGTCGCGACGACGATCCGTCCGCGGCCCGAGGTCGCCGCCGACTACGACGTGCTCTTCGAGCGCTACCTGCGCCTCTACGCCTCGACGAAGGAGCTCGTGCACGAGCTCGCAGCCGAGCAGCGCGGTGCATCCGGAGACACTCACGACCACGCCGATCAGGAGGGCGCGCGATGACCGGCAGAGCACGAGGCATCCCGCACACCGCGGAACGCGCTGCGTTCCCCCTCGGTGGCATCGGCACCGGGAACGTCTCGATCGGCGCCCGAGGCGAACTGCGCGACTGGGAGCTCGAGAACCTGCCCGACAAGGGGCGGCTGAACCCCAACACCTTCTTCGCGATCCACGCGGCGCCCGAGGGTGCCGCCGCGGTGACCCGTGTGCTCGAGGCGAAGCTGACCGGCCGCCACGACTGGGACGCCGGCTACGGCTTCGACCGGCTCGCGGGGCTGCCGCGCCTCGCCGGTGCCACGATGCGCGGCGAGTACCCGGTCGTCGACATCGACTTCGACGACGAGGTGCTGCCGGTCGAGGTGTCGCTCACCGCCTTCACACCGCTCGTGCCGCTCGACGCCGACGCGTCGGGCATCCCGGCCGCGGTGCTGCGCTACCGCGTGACGAATCCCGCGGAGGTGCCCGTCGCGGTCACGATCGCCGGCTCCCTCACCCACACCGCCGGCCGAGGCGAGGGCCCGTACGGCATGCGCGCTGCCCAGACCGTGCGCTGGCGCGACGACGGCGCGGTGCGCGGGCTCGACTTCGGCATCGGGCTGCCCGCCGACGACTTCGGGTACGGCACGATGAGCCTCACCACGACGGATGCCTCGACGACCGCGAAGCCCCAGTGGGTGACCGGGTTCTGGCCCGACGGCCCGCGCCTCTTCTGGAGCGACCTCGGCGATGACGGTCTGCTCGAGCCCGAGCCGCGGCTGACGCTCGAGGATCGCCCCCGCGGCCTGTTCGCCGACTCCGACGACGGCGCGCCGATGACCGAGGAGGCCATCTTCGAGAAGCTCCCGCGCCTTCGCACCGGCACGCTCGGCATCGTGCACGAACTCGCGCCGGGGGAGCAGCGCGACTTCGAGTTCGTGCTCTCCTGGAGCTTCCCGAACCGCCGACGCGGCTGGTACGGCCACATCGTCTTCGGCGACGCCGACCCCGCAGGGGTCGTGCGCAACCGCTACGCCACCCTCTGGCCCGACGCCTGGGCGGCGGCATCCCACCTGCATCGCGAGCTGCCCGCCCTCGAGGCGGCGACGCGTGCGTTCGTCGAGGCGCTCTACGGCGGCAGCCTCGATCCCGTGATCGCCGACGCCGTCGGCGCGAACATCGCTGCGCTGCGCTCGACGACGTGCTTCGTCGTCGAGCAGCCGAACCCCGAGCTCGGCACTGGACCGGTGTTCGCCGCGTGGGAGGGCTCGTTCGACCACGGCGGATCTTGCGAGGGCACCTGCACCCACGTCTGGTCGTACGCGCAGACGGCGGCATGGCTCTTCCCGTCGCTCGAGCGGAGTGCGCGCCGGGTCGAGTTCCTGCTCGAGACGGATGCCGCGGGCGCCCAGAAGTTCCGTTCGAACCGGGTCTTCGGCGGTCCGTCTTGGTTCATGGGCCCGGCGGTCGACGGGCAGCTCGGCACGTTCCTGCGCCTGCACCGCGAATGGCGGTTCTCGGGCGACGACGAGTTCCTCCGCGAGCTCTGGCCGGCCGCGGTGCGCACCCTCGACTACGCGATCCGCGAGTGGGACGGCGACGGCGACGGCTTGCTCGACGGCGAGCTGCACAACACCTACGACATCGAGTTCCACGGCATCGAGCCGCTCGCGAACGGCATGTTCCTGGCCGCGCTCCGCGCCGGCGCCCGCATGGCGGCCCATCTCGGCGAGACGGACCGCGCGAGCGACTGGCTCGAGCGTGCCGAGCGCTGCGCCGAAGGCATGGAGGCGGTGCTCTGGAACGGCGAGTACTACCGCCAGGTCGTCGACGACGTCGACGCGCACCGCTACCAGTACGGCGACGGCGTGCTCTCCGATCAGCTGCTCGGCCAGTTCCACGCCTCGGTCAACGGCCTCGGCGAGATCCTGCCCGGCGATCACGTGCGGAGTGCCCTCCGCGCGATCGTCGGGCACAACCACCGCGCCGACCTCACCGAGCACGAGAGCACGCAGCGGGTCTACGCCCTGAACGACGAGGGCGGGCTGCTCCTGGCGTCGTGGCCGCGCGGCGGACGACCGGCGATCCCGTTCGTCTACTCCGACGAGGTCTGGACGGGCATCGAGCACCAGGTCGCCGCGAGCCTCGTCTACGCCGGGCTCGTCGACGACGCGCTGCTCGTCGAGCGCACGCTGCGCGCCCGCTACGACGGCACCGTGCGGAATCCGTGGAACGAGATCGAGTGCGGCAACCACTACGCCCGCTCGCTCGCGTCCTGGGCGCTGCTGCTCGCCTTCAGCGGCGTGCAATGGGATGCCCCGACCCGCACGCTCTCGTTCGACCCGGGCTCCGACGGCCGCTACCTCTTCACGACCGGTGGGGCATGGGGTCGCGTCGAGATCGATGGCGACGAACTCACCCTGCACCTCGACGGCGGCGTGCTCGATGTCGAGCGCGTCGTGCTGCGGGGGCGCGAGGCATCCGGAGCACTGCACCTGACCGCCGGCGACCGCAGCACCGTCCGCACGGCGGCCCACGACCACGAACACCAGGAGACACGATGACGAGTTACACCCTGCCCGAGACCGTCGAACGGCCGGTCGCGACGCCGAACACCGCCTACCTCATCGCGAGCGGCGACCTGCGCGAATCGGCCAATACCGCCGGCTGGGCGATCCAGTCGGCGATGGAGGCGGAGGTCGCGACGGCCCTCGACGAACTCGGCTGGCGGATCGTGCGCGCCAACGGGGTCGACCCGGCTACGGGCCATGGCTTCATCTCGAGCCAGCGTATGGGGCTCGAGGTCTTCAAGGCGATCCCCGTCGATGCCCCGCTCATCGTCGCCGAGGCGGTCTGGCAGTATTCGCACCACGTGCTCGCCGGGCTCCGCACTCACCGCGGCCCCATCCTCACCGTGGCGAACTTCGCGGGCGACTGGCCGGGGCTCGTGGGCCTGCTCGGCCTGAATGCCGGCCTGACGAAGATGGGCAAGCCCTACTCGACGATCTGGTCGGTCGACTTCACCGACGCGTGGTTCCGCGCCGGGCTCCGCGAATGGGTCGAGACCGGGCGCATCACCCACGACGCCGCGCACGTGCGGCCGCTGCCTGAACTGCCCGACACCCCCGAGGTGCGACTCGGACGCGCCCTCGGCGACCAGCTGCTCGCCGACAAGGCGATCATCGGCGTCTTCGACGAGGGCTGCATGGGCATGTACAACGCGGTCTTCGACGACGAGCTGCTGAACCCGCTCGGCATCTACAAGGAGCGGCTCTCGCAGTCGGCGCTCTACGCCGAGATGCTGACCGTGCCCGACGCCGAGGCCGATGCCGCCCGCGACTGGCTCGTCGAACGGGGCATGACCTTCCGCTTCGGCACGGATGACGCGACCGAGCTCACGGTCGAGCAGGTGCGTTGGCAGATGAAGATGTACATCGCCGCACTCCGCATCTCCGACGACTTCGGCCTCGACGCCGTCGGCATCCAGTACCAGCAGGGTCTGAAGGACCTCGTGCCCGCGTCAGACCTCGCCGAGGGGGTGCTCAACTCGACCGAGCGGCCGCCCGTGTTCTCGCGCGACGGTTCGCGGGAGCTCCACGCCGGTCGTGCCTTCCCGCACTTCAACGAGGCCGACGAGGGCGTCGCCGTCGACGCGCTCATCACCGATCGCGTCTGGACCGCGATGGGGCTCGTGCCCGACAACACCCTGCACGACGTGCGCTGGGGCGAGGAGTACGACGGCGAGTTCGTCTGGGTGTACGAGATCTCGGGCTCGGTGCCGGCCTCCCACCTCGACGGCTGGGCGAACGCGGAGGGCTGGCGCCAGCACCCGGTGTTCTTCCCCGCGGGCGGAGCGACGATCAACGGGGTGTCCAAGCCCGGCGAGATCGTGCTCTCGCGGGTGTTCATCGCCGACGGGATCCTGCAGGCCGACGTGTTCCGCGGCACCGTCGTCGAGCTGCCCGCCGAGGAGACCGAGCGTCGGAAGCAGGCGACCAACCCCGAGTGGCCGATCGCGCACGTCGTGCTGCACGACGTCTCGCGCGACCAGTTCATGGCCCGCCACAAGGCCAACCACGCCCAGCTCGTGTACGCGCCCGACGCCGAGACCGCCGACAAGGCGCTCGCGGCGAAGGTCGCGATGCTCGACCGCATCGGCGTGAAGGTCAACCTCATCGGCACCGTGGCCCTCTGAGGCGCCGGGGCGCTCCGATTCCCGGGAGCGCGCGGCGGAGTGAGCGGGCGCAGCCGTGTCCCGCTCGCTCCCGCGTCGAGGCCGGCCGCCTCGGCTACGACCCCGCGCGGAACCGGATCGGGTAGCGGATCGGACCGGTGTTCCCCGAGACGGGCAACCACTCGCCGGCACCGTCGGGCGCGGCATCCGGCATGCGCTGCGCGAGCAGTGGCAGCGCGGCGCTCATGTCGGTGCGCGCGACGAAGTGGCCGATGCAGTGGTGCACGCCGCCGCCGAAGCCGGCGTGCAGC
The sequence above is a segment of the Agromyces hippuratus genome. Coding sequences within it:
- a CDS encoding fucose isomerase, with product MTSYTLPETVERPVATPNTAYLIASGDLRESANTAGWAIQSAMEAEVATALDELGWRIVRANGVDPATGHGFISSQRMGLEVFKAIPVDAPLIVAEAVWQYSHHVLAGLRTHRGPILTVANFAGDWPGLVGLLGLNAGLTKMGKPYSTIWSVDFTDAWFRAGLREWVETGRITHDAAHVRPLPELPDTPEVRLGRALGDQLLADKAIIGVFDEGCMGMYNAVFDDELLNPLGIYKERLSQSALYAEMLTVPDAEADAARDWLVERGMTFRFGTDDATELTVEQVRWQMKMYIAALRISDDFGLDAVGIQYQQGLKDLVPASDLAEGVLNSTERPPVFSRDGSRELHAGRAFPHFNEADEGVAVDALITDRVWTAMGLVPDNTLHDVRWGEEYDGEFVWVYEISGSVPASHLDGWANAEGWRQHPVFFPAGGATINGVSKPGEIVLSRVFIADGILQADVFRGTVVELPAEETERRKQATNPEWPIAHVVLHDVSRDQFMARHKANHAQLVYAPDAETADKALAAKVAMLDRIGVKVNLIGTVAL
- a CDS encoding GH116 family glycosyl-hydrolase, with amino-acid sequence MTGRARGIPHTAERAAFPLGGIGTGNVSIGARGELRDWELENLPDKGRLNPNTFFAIHAAPEGAAAVTRVLEAKLTGRHDWDAGYGFDRLAGLPRLAGATMRGEYPVVDIDFDDEVLPVEVSLTAFTPLVPLDADASGIPAAVLRYRVTNPAEVPVAVTIAGSLTHTAGRGEGPYGMRAAQTVRWRDDGAVRGLDFGIGLPADDFGYGTMSLTTTDASTTAKPQWVTGFWPDGPRLFWSDLGDDGLLEPEPRLTLEDRPRGLFADSDDGAPMTEEAIFEKLPRLRTGTLGIVHELAPGEQRDFEFVLSWSFPNRRRGWYGHIVFGDADPAGVVRNRYATLWPDAWAAASHLHRELPALEAATRAFVEALYGGSLDPVIADAVGANIAALRSTTCFVVEQPNPELGTGPVFAAWEGSFDHGGSCEGTCTHVWSYAQTAAWLFPSLERSARRVEFLLETDAAGAQKFRSNRVFGGPSWFMGPAVDGQLGTFLRLHREWRFSGDDEFLRELWPAAVRTLDYAIREWDGDGDGLLDGELHNTYDIEFHGIEPLANGMFLAALRAGARMAAHLGETDRASDWLERAERCAEGMEAVLWNGEYYRQVVDDVDAHRYQYGDGVLSDQLLGQFHASVNGLGEILPGDHVRSALRAIVGHNHRADLTEHESTQRVYALNDEGGLLLASWPRGGRPAIPFVYSDEVWTGIEHQVAASLVYAGLVDDALLVERTLRARYDGTVRNPWNEIECGNHYARSLASWALLLAFSGVQWDAPTRTLSFDPGSDGRYLFTTGGAWGRVEIDGDELTLHLDGGVLDVERVVLRGREASGALHLTAGDRSTVRTAAHDHEHQETR
- a CDS encoding FGGY-family carbohydrate kinase yields the protein MPKRCTLGVDIGTSSSKGVLVAADGEIIATATVAHEVARPRAGWVEMDGRIWWHEFVELAQRLLAEASALGIEVEVAGVGVSGMGPCILLVDDHDEPVRPAILYGVDTRATAQIERMSQQLGLDEITRVGGSSLTSQAGGPKIGWISDEEPAAFARARRLFMPASWLARRLTGAYVLDHQSASQVSPLYDIDAETWHEPWWNRFADGIEPPPLAWAGDVVGTVSEAAAAATGIPVGTPVIAGTIDAWTEAVSVGAHGTGDLMLMYGTTMFLIATGEQTLRTPSMWTTVGAFAGTRNLAGGLATSGALTSWLKDLTEGDYPTLLAEAAESDVGARGLVMLPYFAGERTPILDPDARGVVAGLTLGHTRGDLYRAALEATALGVRHNVETMRAAGADIRRIVAVGGGTQGSLWLQIVSDVTGLVQEVPQTTIGASYGAAFLAATATATAAEAPPRIADWNPVATTIRPRPEVAADYDVLFERYLRLYASTKELVHELAAEQRGASGDTHDHADQEGAR